The Rosa chinensis cultivar Old Blush chromosome 7, RchiOBHm-V2, whole genome shotgun sequence DNA segment TTACCTATATCATGATTCAGATCTATTAGCTTATGAATGAGGGTTTTGAAATCATGTAAAGAATATTATTTTAACCAAAGCTAACAAAAGAACCACAATTACCTCTGATGCTCCTCTGGCTCCAAGTCTCTGAGTAGGATCTTCTGTCAATAACCTAGAAACCAGTTGTACCAGCAATATTAAACAAAGAATCTAAATTTACATAATATCACTTCAAACGTCATTTGGTAAGTGATTTATTCCCTTCAATGAGAAGATACCAAAAAAGGTAAGAATAAAATTATATGTGCCTGCACAGGTGCTGTTGCATTTCCATGTTTGATGATTAATTTGGTGAATTTGAGGGGGAAGAGAATGCAGCCTTACAATGTGATTATCCTTCAATTAATGGGCCTTAACCTGGAACTCAGTCAAACTGTAATATCAATTTGCAAGCCTACTCATGCTCTCCTTGGATACTTCCCAAATTTGATAAGGAATCGTTGCCTAAGTTTTAAAATGTAAATAACAGTATCttaaacaaaactaaaaaccaGTTGCTCAAACCAATTGGCTAATTGACGGTCTTAATTCTCAACACAGATTGGATGCATTTACCAATAGTCAACTTCATGGAGATGCTAACATCAAATGAAACACGTAAACAAAAGATAAAGAGATCTCCGATGGTTCACTTACTGATCAATCAGATCTGCTGCTTCAGGACTCAATTCTTCAGGTACCCGAGGCCAAGGTATATTTCGGTTGAGTATATTATCAAAAATTGTcttcaagcaaacaaaaaagaacGAGTTAAACAACAACCTCAGGGTCGGATATCAACCAAACTGTGAAAGCAATACATGTTGTATTCAGAACAAAAATCAATCCATGTGTTATACCATATTTTAGAAGCAAGGTACTAACCTGAGGATGTTCTGCATTGAAGGGTGGAATGCCAACAATCAATTCAAACAAAATGACCCCAACAGACCACCAATCTGCAGTTGCAGCTGTGGAACATAGAACAGAAATATATTGTTAAGATCAAGATATTACAAAATAACCGATCAAGCAATGAAAACAACATAAATCAGTTTGGTAAAATACAAGAGTATTATGGATGTTTGCCCTTAAATACATGCATTATAATTGGATGCCTTACATACTTGATTTAATCCAACTAATCTCCTATTGCCAGGTATAAAGACGAAgaagtttgtttgtttgtttttttttttttaaataaaaataaagaaaatagtaGCACCTTAAACTAAGAAAAGACTCAAAAGACCATACAAACCATGTTTGGTAAAATACAAGAGTATTCTGGATGTTTTCCGTTAAATACATGCACATTATAATTGGATGCGCTACATACTTGATATACTCCAACTAACCTCCTACTTCATAAAATTGCCAGGTATAAAGATGAAGaggtttgtttttttcttttttaataaaataaagaaaatagtaGCACCTTAAACTAAGAAAAGGCTATACGAACCATGTCCTGTTCCCAACAGTATCTCCGGTGCCAAATAGTCAGGTGTACCCACAGCCGACCGTTTCTTTCGCCTTTCTCGCTGATGCTCAGACAGAGATAGTTCGGCTTCATCTTCCCCAAGTAGGGATGTCTCGCTAACCGCTGGACCAGATAAATCATCAGTGCTGTTAATGAGACCAACCTTTGAAAGCCCAAAGTCTGTCAACTGCTCAGTAGAATACATAAGGTAAAAAGTTAGGAAGGGAGAAagggaggaagaaagaaaaaggatgacaatatcaatgatatttagtGAAAACATGAAAAAGGTATGAAAAAGTAACAGTAACAGTAGTATCAGAATGAGATAGATACATCCTCCACCTCGACCCCCACCCCACCCCCGACACCAAAACATCTCATTCAAAAGCAAAAACCAATTTAAATCTAACTAAAGGCCCTAAGCTGAATGAGATAGATGAATCCAACTGTATCAGAAGTTCAGAACCACTATGCATTGATACTGAAATGGTCACCTCAAGCATCCAAAATAAAATGGCAACAAAAGCACTACCTTAACATGGCCATCGTGAGCAATTAACAAATTGTCAGGCTTCAAATCACGATGAACCACAGAAAGTGAATGTAAATATTCTAATGCAAGCACCTGAAaccgaaaaaaataaaaaattagaaaaagaaaaaagaaaaaaaagacatagTACTCCGACTATGAACTTGTAAGTTCTTACCACTTCAGCTATATATACACGAGCAACATCCTCATCTAAGCAGCCTAAATTTCTCAATAACGAGTACAAATCTCCTCCATTTAGATACTCCATCACAAGATACAAGTTTTCGCGGCAAGTAAAAGAATAGAAGAACCGAACCTGAAACAACACAAATCATGTTAGAATGAGAAAAATGTTTCTCACCGCAAGGTAAAACACACTGCTAGAACATGTGCTCACCACAAAAGGATTGCGGACTGATATCAAGATGTCTCGTTCTGCTAATATACTTTCAACAGCATTTTTACGGATCATATCCGCCTTTTTAAGGACCTGTAAAAAAAATGGCACAAAGTAAGGGTGAAGTTCTCTTCATAGTCGAAAGTattaaaaaagtaaaagaaaagagtaaaacatgtttttatttcttcatttcggGGTTTGGCAGGAAATATTAAActctgaaagaaaagaaaagaaaaaacagaaagaagacAGAAAACAGACTTGTGCACTTAGGGTATAACACATCATTTCATTAATTAGGGTACTTATTATGAATCTTTATACAgtgaaaaaaaagaattataaataaaaacatTAAACTGGTATGTGATACTTTCAGGAAATGCTTCCAGGGATTCAAGCATGTGACCAAGAGCAACTATGCACAAGCATAAAGTTGAGCATGGCAGAAATAAACCACAAAAAGCAAAAACCCAGTTATGTATGCAAATGATACAGAACACAGAAGCAGGTGCTCAACCAAAACTAACATACAAACAGAGCACTAAGATCAGCAAGATATTAGGTATCTTATCATACGTACCTTAATTGCAAAAAGATCCCCTGTTGTTCTCTTTTTAGCTAGGAAAACTCGTCCAAATGCCCCACGACTTATTGGTTTAATAATTTCAAAGTCATCTATAGATGTTCGGTCCTTGTTAAAATGTATCGGGCTTGTACGAACCACATCATCATCAAGAGGAGCATCTTCATCAATTATGGTACTTGATATATCAACCTTTTCATCTTCCACTAACTCACAAAGCTGCAAATACTTCTCCCTAAAGCATCACAGTaatacaattgtataaaaatcaaattgaagaaCAAGTGTCACAAAGCTGTCAAGATTTTCCAATTATTGCTTAATTAACTTTTCAGGAGAACTATAGATACCATAATTCAAGGTATTTTAAGTAACACTTTAAACAGTAGGCAAAAACGAATCAAAATAGCAGCAAGTACCCACCGGATCAGCTTCTCAATGCGTGCCCCAAATGTTTCCACCGTAAGTGCATCAAACTTTCTGCGGTCAATAACAACTCTCAAGTCTTCAAGACAAGACAGTAAATATGGAATGGAACGATCATCCTCCAAAGGTGTATTTGCCACGCAACGGGCAATATCAGAAAGTTCATTCATCTGCATCACCCAAAAAGGAGTTAAGTTGATAAAGTAAAATGAAAAAAGTTTTGACAAACACAGTTGAGTACCAGTGACCAACCAAGGCCAGCAGGAGAGCACAGAAAGTTAACTCAATGTTTCATCACTTCATGCTACTTTTAAGATATAATGATGCAAGTCGTATAACACTTCTTCCTTTATAAATGGCTTCTTCCTTTATAAATGGTTAGAACAGAGACTCTAATCCCACTGATATATAAATTATGGAGACACTAGAGACATGCACATACATATATGTTTGAGATGGTTTGTGTAGCTATATAACACAAATTCCCTCTTCACCATAAAGACAAACAAGATTGAAGAAGGCACTAAATGTATGACGTAATTAACTTCTATGTTCCTTTGATAACGAAAATTTTAGTTCTTGGAGACACTAAATATTTCATGCATTTAGAATTCGACAAAGATGCAGCTCATATTGTAAGCCTGTATCCTTCCATTGCATCCCAAGAATCATAAGTATGTGTCCAGGAAACTCCTGGTGCAAAGAGTAATcgcaaaagaaaatatataaaagagaTACCTGAGGAAGATCATCTTGCTCAGAAAAAGAAGCCTTGCCTGCCAGGAGCAAGTCAATCTGACTGGCCTTTGGTGTCAATAAAGGAGACCTAGGCGTCATGCTACCTGCAGATGATGTTGTCATTCCTTGATCAGACTTGGGCCCAAAACGAGTTCTACATGACATGGAGGGCAAACCCTTCAGGTCATCCATGAAAGATGAATTATCAGCTTCAGGAAAACAATCAAGCATTTCCTCAGAGCCTCTATGGGACCAATCACTGAGTTTTGGAGAGAGACCGTCGGATTCTTCAGTCACACTCGAATTTGATATTTTTGCAACATCTGGACTTCCTATGCCATGCTGAATGTCCTTTTGAGTGAAGGACTCCATCATCTTTTCAAGAGTTTCAGATATTCTGACAAGACGCTCATTGACACTTAGACCTTTCTGATCACATCGATCAGCAATTGCACAAATTCTTGAATGGTCTTCCACATTTGAAGTTGGAACCTCATCCTCACAAATGCGACAAATTATAGAAGTGTCATCAGATCCACTAGGAGGATATCCCCACCCCCAAGAAGCTTTGTGTCCATGCTTGGGTTCATGAGAATCCTTGGCAGAAGGCTCGGGAGGTTTCACAGTAGTCTGATCAATATCAGAAGACACTCTCCTGTGTTCTGAAGCCTTCAACTGCTCAACCTTAACATCCTTCTGATCCTTTACTTTAGAAACTTCTTTCATGCTTTTTCCGACTGGAGATGGGAATTTCTTCCATGAGGTAATTCGGTCCCTACTAGCAGGAGATTCCAAACTCTTCGAGGGGAGATCGGCAGGAGGGGGGATTGCAGGTTGTGTAACCGCATGATCTCTCTTCCAATCCAAGCTATGCTGCTCCTGACTGTAAGATTTCCTAGCTGAAGCTGCTTTAGATGCCTTTGTAACACTTGAAATTTTTGTATCCTTTACCAAACTTGGAGGAATTCTTTTATCTGCAGAATTAAGTCTTTTATCTATGGAATTCAGAATTCTTGATTGACGAAGCTGGAAAACCGGTACATCCTCGGCCAATCCACTTTCCTTATGGAACTGCAACAACCTGGTACATCTAGTGAGTATGAAAAGCATTCGGGTGTGAAGCTGCTTAAGTGTACCCGGAGGAAGTTCTTGACGTCTATCATCCAAATCCTGAACTATGCCTTCACACTGAAGCCAAAACTCTCCAGATGATGTCATTGCACAACTTCGAGCTAAAACCAGCAAGTCCTCAATGGTTTCCTGCCAGTCTGGATGAGTATCTGCATTTTTTTCAAGAACACCAACCAAATCTGCTGCAAATACAGCTAGATCGGAGTTCACTTCTTCCTTTGCTTTATCAAATTTAGCCCGAATCACAACCAATATTTCCTGCATACAACAAGGTGATTACAAATAGGTCAAACTTGCTAAGGAAATTTCATTTACGCCTTAATATATACTGCAAGAGGAAAACATAATTACCTCCACGTTGTTCAAGCCCCGAGGCTTCCAAAATGGGAAAGGTCGAACACCTTTGGAATTTAGTTCATGGGAAAAACTTTTTATATCAGCAGGATGCCTCTTCCTTGGTGCACTCGTTAAACGCAGTATAGCTTGAAAACGGGGAGATTCAGACTCTTTGGGATTATCACAATCATATGCAGGCTAGAAAGGTACATATCAATTGCAAACACATTATGACAAGAACTAATAGATAGTAGAAAcagttggagaaaaaaaaaaaagcaagaggAAATCTGTTACCTCTGGTGTGCAAACTTCTGAACTTCTCAAGACTCCAGAGCGACCTCGGGATGATATCTTTCGCCCTGTTAAGGATGATTGAACTATTAAAGGTCATTCGTGAGGAACAAACCCACAACAGGTTTACCACTCATTATTGAATAAGGAAGATGTAAAACCTTCAGTAATTTGCAAGGTGTTAAAGGTCACAATAGTAAAAGCTAAATATAGAAAAATAATGAAGAAGATGTAACAGCAAAAGGAAATACATTCAAGAACATGTTTACATGAAAAGAGCATCTAAAATATAAACGTTCTTCATAAGTTGGCATTGGTCTCATCATTTCTGTGTcttagttttcacttttcagtAAAAAATCATATTTGCCAGTCCATATCATGTCAATGCTACATTCCAAGGCCTAGTGATGAACTATAACTAAAATTATGGCCGTTGTATGTCTTTGACAAGTTTTCCCTGTAAATATTTGGGACCCTATATTGATATCCGCTGCTCATTGCCAACTAAATATGTAGAAGCAAACATTCATTactataaagtttttttttttttttggtcaaatatatAGTGAGTTCCTGTACTGAAACAATCCACATTCCACCCAACTAATACATAACGGGTCATCGCTTAATCATGTCCCATTTCTGACTCAACACACATATTCCTTTCCACCATAAACTCTTGACTTCATCCAATGCAGAAACACCAACTCAGGGTTACAATGTCTATTATAAGTACCATGTGATTCCTCAGCTCCGCGAACCCTACAATTTTCTAGTTCACATAAATTTGTCGACATCTACTAGTTTTGGTTCGAGTTAAAGTGATTTACTGGGTACTGCCTATCAGAGTGTTTCAATGCCATGTGATTCCTACGTCCTAAGCTCAAAACACTACCATTTAGTAACCACATTACTAGATCATAAACTGAAATTGGCATAAATTCATAAAAAAAACACTGTGTATTGCTCATAACCAATACCAGCTTCAGCAGAGGATTCGCCACCATTCTGCAACCGCGACGGCGGCGCAGGCATGTTAGGGCTTTGGTCTCTGGAAGGCACACTACCAGTTGACATACTATCCGAATTACTGCCATTATCAACCCAGCTCCCACTTGTCACACTCTCATTGAACCCCGTCCTGCTCAGACTCGCCGccgcctccttcttcttcaacccTGCACTACCGTCACCGGCGCCGGGCCTAGACAAATTACTAGACCCCAACGCCGAGCCTTTGTCTCCCCTAAACCCGAAAAAGCTTTCCTGCGGCAGCGGCCCCGATCTCGTCTTTATCCTGTTCAACCCGAGAGACGATGCCAGAATGGGAGACACCGAAGCCGGCTCCACCGCCGCCGACTTCTTCggagtcgtcgtcgtcgtcgaaCTCAGGCCAGCTAAGCTGGACTTGATCGGCGTTTTCGGCTGCGCTTGTTGACTGTCTTTCCCCTTGGCGTCCTTCTTCTTCGTCCCGCCTTTGACTTGCGCTTGCCGACTAGAGCCGCCTCCAAAGACGGCGGCGGAGCTTGTAGTGGCGGCTTTGGAGTCGTCTTTGACGGCGGATTTGGATTTCTTCTTATCGGATCTGCTTGGGGAGTTGGAGCCGAGCGATCGGGGGCTGTTGGTGGAGCCATCAGGACTGTTGGAGGAGTCTGATTTCTTGGAGGAGAAGAACCTCCCCTTGAACACCATTGTTAGGGCAGGAGAGAGAGTTTTAGGGCTTGTGAAATTGGTGGTGCAGCCCTAGCTAGCATGGGAGCCTAGGGCTGcttagagaagaagagagagagaagaatagGAAAGTTGTTAGGAATTTTGGAATGGATAGTGAATATTTTGAATGCAGGAGAAGAAAGGGTTGAAGATACAGGGACTCCACCCATAAAGCCATCCGTACAGGCGCGTTAATAGTAGAAAATGGATTTAACGTTTATATAGTAGAATCTACCATTTACCATGGGGTAAATTTACATTAACATTtatccatttatatatatatatatatatatatatatatattttgtgatttctttttctcattgaaGATTGAAAAGGTTGAGTAGACCAACAGAAAAAAATAGGTTGAGAAATGAACTTGGTAATATTGAGGTTAGATGATCAACCATCATTTTACTGTTACGCAAATGACACAGTGCATACGTTATTATTTTCCCAAATACTTGGCACGTGTTATTTGCACTCGTCATAGTTAATCGAATACCTATTAATTTATGCATGTTCATTGTTTAACACGTGTTAAGTACTTATCGAATTGGTAACATGTCTACCTAGACTGCGGTGGACAACAAATTTACATTTTAAAGTGAATACAACTACAAAAGTAGCGTCTAAGAAGGAAAAATGATCAAAAAATTATTACGCAGAATCTAATAAGATAGTTAAGACTATTAGTAGTATTAGAGTAAAGTGAATTTAAGGAAATTGTTGccttaaagagaaaaaaaaaataaagagaaaaggaTTGGTGCATCGAGTCAATGATGGGGATGATAGTATGGACTTTTTGACATCCCTATCAGTCTAACACTAACAGCATGGGCTTTGTCAACTATTCAGTTGGGCCTCGAAGTTCCCGATTAGGCTACCAGCCCGAAGTTGCACCAAAAATTTCAAATCTCTCTGGTATTTAAAGGACAGAACTGTCATTAATCTCCTACAAGATAAGCCCATAACAGAAATGCGATGAGCTATAATTTGCAATGTAGCCCAAACACAAGGCCATAGATTTTATAaatagttttttgtttcttataaATAGAATTGGTCCATATATAACAATTCTTTAAatagttttgttattttattgCCGCATGCAGAACgctttcctttatttttttaagagcATTACATTTTATACTACCAGTTCGAAAACTATGACGCCAAAatgattttttcttgttttgttttggaccGACTGACCAAAGTGAAATTTTATAATTGTACATAAATAACAAGCATGTTCCACAGTTCTGTTATACAAGTAAAGTATTTGGCTTTTCCTTATCCGCCCACATGTCCGCTATAATATAATATAGTTTGTTCAATATACAATATGATTTCTTTGAAACTTTCGTGTCACGTTATGGGAAAATTTCTTGGACCACCAAAAATGATCTAGCTGTTGAACAAGACTTTATCATGTAAACGATCCATCGAAGATCGTTTTCACGTGTTCGTGCATTTCGTCTCGTACGATTTGAGGGCCGAACCATGCGATGACTTCTGTCAAAATTCATATATTGAATCATCTACGTTAATCATCATTAATAACTATGTAATGCTGAAAATATTCTTACTAcattattatatatttataatttGTAGTGATTTTGTGTGGAACGGTCGAACCAGTTAAGTGATCATGGAGCTTCTCGGCCTCCACATTATCAACGCGCCACCTGAGTCAGAGAAGAAGAATCTCCCTCTCCCCGTCGTTTACCTCACATGGCCACATGGGACAATCCCAGCCTCATTAAAGAGGACAAGAATTATATAAGCTCACCAACGAAAAGACAAGCACGTACAACAACAAATATTGGGCAACTTTGTCACACGTGTCACGCCCACAGTCTCTCCCTCACTCTTCTAAACCAGCCACGAGGCTTCCACTCCGGCGCCGCACGTGGTTTTCAACCGGTACCTCCCGGTCTCCGACTGAACCAGCCGGTCACCGCAAAAGGACAACTTTTGGGTGTGTGTATATTTATCACCATCACCCATGTACAACTCTGAAAACGTTTGTTGTCTTCAATTAGTTTCTATATCCAGAGAAGCAAGAATTTAGTCAAAGCTTTTGTTCTTTCATGGTTAAGGAGCTTTGTTTCTGGTACTGTCGGAACAATTAAGATTCAAAGAAGAGAGCTTCTGCTTGTTTTGGCTTTGAAGATTCAACAAGTTACTTTTTTACTTGTTGCCGTACTTCAGCTCTGCAAatctttgtggttttgagctAAAAAATGGAGAGGGATTTCTTGGGTTTGAGTTCAAAGAAGACCTGTGTGACTGTGAAAGATGAAGCCAATGATGAACCCAAGAATTCAGGTTtgctttatttattattatatatatatttttttatactttGCTTCTTGCTTGCAGTACTATTGCTATATGAATTGAATGATTGAATCTTAGCGTGCTGAAATTCTTGCACTTTGTGATGAAAATCATTGTTTTGTGATTCGGTTTTTGAGCTTGTGCTCTGTTTGGTTAGTGGAAAACTGAGGGGAAAGAAACAGATTAACAAGTCTAATCCTTGCTTAGTGCTTACTTAGCTGAAACAAGTAGTCACTTAAATGATTATACTTTATCAGTAATCAGTTCCTTCTGAATTTGGATTCTGTTTGGGAAGCAATTTTCATGAAGAGGCCTTAGAATATAGTTGTGCAGAATTGAAACATATAATTGCAGCATGCAGAGGACTTATATGTCTGCAAATATAGGGCTTCACTGTTCTGTACAGGCTAATTGTAGATGCATGCCTAAAGATTAATTGTGGCTGCTGGAACTATTTACTTGTGGGTCTATCAGTCAGTCAGATAAAATTGCTGAGTTTGTTTTTGCTGGTGGTACGAGCATGGTTTCAGATGTCTTTTAATTTTACAAACTACACCTCCCTCCCTGCACATGTCCATTGGAAAATTACTCACCGAGGGAGGTGCATGTAGAAAAGGGGCACCGATTTCAGTCCCCTAATTTTATACTAGATTTCTCATTGAAAATGTGCCTTGTTTCTTTTCAGAAATGTTTGCATTCTCCATATGCTAGTTTGATGGCTTAGACAGGATAATGTATTTATTCCCTAACATGCGAAAGAAATGCTATGTATTAAAGCAACGTGTCACGTTCGCTTTTGCATATGGAAACTGTGATATATTAAACTAAGCCTGGCCGACCAAGCAAAGTGCTACAGCTACAACATTATAATTAAAAAACTTGAGCAATATTGTAATGAGCTTCATTATAGAATTAAGTACAACAAGAAATAGAATAACACAATCTAATAACAAGGACATAGAGTTTCTAATTATATATTAGGATCCTATATACTACTACTCAAATCTCGTTTTGTGGGCAGTACTGCCTGTCCAGATGTTACCAGCATTTTAATAGAATACTCAATTGATTGAACAAATCTGCTAAAGAGTCTAGTACTGATTAGTGATTATAATACTTACAGTCCTACCACAAACAAAGCGTGCAGCTCAAATTTTCTGAAGGAGGGTTGGAGTTTGCTAGTTGTTTAATGACATTCATTGGCTGTTCTCGTTCTCTTTCCCCATCTATTTAGTAAAAAACGTGAGCTGAAGTTGACGATGTGTCTGCATTCGTATTGTCTGTTGTAGTCTCTTTTATTAAAGATTCTTTATATTAATAGTATTATTGATCAGCTAGATTGGCTGACAGCTGTAATGATCATGTTGAGAATACTTTTAAGGTTCTCAGATATAAATTATAATTACTATGACTATATTGCAAGAAAAGTAAGTTTCTTGTTGGCATCTAAATTTAGTCTGCTGTTGTTTGTAACCTAAAGTTTAACATATTTTTGAGGTATGTTGAGCAATCATCTACACGATGACAGTAAATTGTTGTCTTTGTCACATCGCATCCAAAACTCAATTTAAGAGTAAGTGAGTAACTAATTGGTTTGGCGcttcatttttattgtttctgcAGTAGTAACAAGAAGCTCAAATTCAGGGATGCAGTGGTCGTTTTCAAACAAGGTTTCTGCACTTCCTCAGTTCCTATCTTTCACGGCTCCTCAAGAAGAGATGTCGAGAAAAGGTGTTCATGACACATCTTCATTCACGACTATATCAACTGCTGATGTTTTTGAATCTAGCCGGAAGTCGTCCTCCGGTGTAATCCAGGTATGTCTCCCTTTTTTTCGGAATCTCTTTGTCCCCACTTTCTCAATGTTATGCAGTTCCACCTATTATTTGTTTCTCCGAGAAAGTATAATTGTATAGAACTTACACCTTTACATAAACTATAATTTGGTCAGTATTGAGGACTTTGGAAAAATACTGTTACTTATCTGTTTTGCTGAAGAAATACAGGTGAAGTTTGAATACTTGTTCTGTTTGAACTTAATTTTCCTGCATCCTTTGCTTTACTTCTGTAGAAAAGTTTCATTCATGATAAGCAAGCTGGAAACCACTATGCAATGACAGTCTATCCTATGCAGCACCCAGGAGCCAATCCAATAATCCCTATTTCTTTGAGTACTCCTGTTCTCCAAAACAATCTTTTTGGGCAGAAAAACATGGTTGGTTCAACAATAAAACCACAGCCGCTTGCAGGAGTTCCAATTCTAACCCCTGTATCTGCTCTTCCGTCTAAAAGTTCGGTAGTTGGTACCACTGATCTCAGGTACTTTATATATAGCAGATACCGTCTTCATACCATAGTTCTActgaaaaatataaactttgttACATAAAGAAACTTTTCTAAAGATATTTAATCAAATATTTGTTACTAAGGAAATCCTAGAGGCTAAGTTGAATTTATTATGTAGGAATGCATCCAATTCTTCAGGTGTGCCTGCTCAGTTAACAATTTTCTATGCTGGCACTGTGAATGTTTACCATGATATATCTCCTGAGAAGGTATGTTTAATCCGTTTCTTCCACTCATATATTGAACCTTAGGTGAAAGAATTATTAAACAGTTAGTAATGATTTATTTCCTCATTACTCTATACAGGCCCAGGCTATTATGTTGCTGGCTGGAAATGGATCTTCTCCAGCTCATAGTAAGCTGCCTTCCACAGCTCAAGTGCAAACACCATTCCCTAGTCCTTCCACAGGTGATGGTTTCTTTAGGAACCAGTCTCATATTGCATCATCAATCTCTGGCCTTGCCAGCCCTCTTTCTGTGACGTCACATGCTAGTTCTTGCCCCAGAGGAGCATTTAGTAGCAGCAACGCTTTAACTGTATCAAAACCAGTAGCAACTTCAGTATCTTCAATCAATCACTCAGAGCCTTTAAAAGTGGCAGCACAATCTGTTATGACAAACCTCATTCCAGCAGGTAGTTTTCTAACTTTTCCTTCATGTATGCTGCGTTACTGTTTTATCTATAATGTACAATGCCTTTTATCATGTTCAGTTTTCATTGAAGATATCTTATTTCTGTCTGCAGTACCTGTGCCTCAAGCTCGTAAAGCATCCTTGGCTCGGTTTTTTGAGAAGCGCAAGGAGAGGTAACTTTCAAGGGTTTCTCCCCCTCCCTATAGGCCCAGCTTACATTCACTTGTAGAGAGAAACACATAACCATTCTTTGTTAATTTTCAACACTCCATTACAATCAACATTCTCTGAAAGTGCATAGACTCAAGTCAAAAGTCGTGTGTTTTTGCCATACTTGCCTGACATAGAGCTTCCTATGTGTGCATTTAGGATGACAAGCACATTGCCATACAATCTCAGCAAAAAATCTCCAGACTGCAGCACACCAGGTTCCGAGGGCGTGACATTCTCTTTCAACTCT contains these protein-coding regions:
- the LOC112176325 gene encoding protein TIFY 6B isoform X2, producing MERDFLGLSSKKTCVTVKDEANDEPKNSVVTRSSNSGMQWSFSNKVSALPQFLSFTAPQEEMSRKGVHDTSSFTTISTADVFESSRKSSSGVIQHPGANPIIPISLSTPVLQNNLFGQKNMVGSTIKPQPLAGVPILTPVSALPSKSSVVGTTDLRNASNSSGVPAQLTIFYAGTVNVYHDISPEKAQAIMLLAGNGSSPAHSKLPSTAQVQTPFPSPSTGDGFFRNQSHIASSISGLASPLSVTSHASSCPRGAFSSSNALTVSKPVATSVSSINHSEPLKVAAQSVMTNLIPAVPVPQARKASLARFFEKRKERMTSTLPYNLSKKSPDCSTPGSEGVTFSFNSSGSCPPQAIN
- the LOC112176325 gene encoding protein TIFY 6B isoform X1, whose protein sequence is MERDFLGLSSKKTCVTVKDEANDEPKNSVVTRSSNSGMQWSFSNKVSALPQFLSFTAPQEEMSRKGVHDTSSFTTISTADVFESSRKSSSGVIQKSFIHDKQAGNHYAMTVYPMQHPGANPIIPISLSTPVLQNNLFGQKNMVGSTIKPQPLAGVPILTPVSALPSKSSVVGTTDLRNASNSSGVPAQLTIFYAGTVNVYHDISPEKAQAIMLLAGNGSSPAHSKLPSTAQVQTPFPSPSTGDGFFRNQSHIASSISGLASPLSVTSHASSCPRGAFSSSNALTVSKPVATSVSSINHSEPLKVAAQSVMTNLIPAVPVPQARKASLARFFEKRKERMTSTLPYNLSKKSPDCSTPGSEGVTFSFNSSGSCPPQAIN
- the LOC112176325 gene encoding protein TIFY 6B isoform X3 translates to MQWSFSNKVSALPQFLSFTAPQEEMSRKGVHDTSSFTTISTADVFESSRKSSSGVIQKSFIHDKQAGNHYAMTVYPMQHPGANPIIPISLSTPVLQNNLFGQKNMVGSTIKPQPLAGVPILTPVSALPSKSSVVGTTDLRNASNSSGVPAQLTIFYAGTVNVYHDISPEKAQAIMLLAGNGSSPAHSKLPSTAQVQTPFPSPSTGDGFFRNQSHIASSISGLASPLSVTSHASSCPRGAFSSSNALTVSKPVATSVSSINHSEPLKVAAQSVMTNLIPAVPVPQARKASLARFFEKRKERMTSTLPYNLSKKSPDCSTPGSEGVTFSFNSSGSCPPQAIN